Proteins from a single region of Lysinibacillus sp. JNUCC-52:
- the hemA gene encoding glutamyl-tRNA reductase: MHTIVVGLNYKSAPVEIREKLSFIESELPQAMEALQKQKSILENVIVSTCNRTEIYAVVDQLHTGRHFVKQFLADWFNLPVETFSSYLTIREEDEALEHLFKVTAGIDSMVLGETQILGQVKKSFLNGQEIGTTGTVYNQLFKQAVTFAKRAHSETAIGENAVSVSYAAVELAKKIFGSLQRKHVAILGAGKMGELAIENLYGNGVGKVTVINRTFEKAETLAAKFQGEAKSMRELQCSLLEADILITSTGATDFVIDYELMQLVERLRKGKPLFMVDIAVPRDIDPLVGELPNVFLYDIDDLQGIVEANLAERERAAAEITQMISKEVVQFKDWFATLGVVPVISALRKKANQIQEETMISIENKMPELTERERKILSKHTKSIINQLLKEPILQAKEMANSSKANEQLRLFQQIFGIEDAVEVEVDMMSKQELERKERLQSSQTPTEPKYSF; encoded by the coding sequence ATGCATACCATCGTAGTAGGCTTGAATTATAAATCAGCGCCAGTTGAAATTCGTGAAAAGCTATCTTTCATAGAGAGTGAGCTACCACAAGCAATGGAAGCGCTGCAAAAACAAAAAAGTATATTGGAAAACGTAATCGTTTCAACTTGTAATCGGACAGAAATATATGCAGTAGTAGATCAATTGCATACTGGCCGACACTTTGTTAAGCAATTTTTAGCAGATTGGTTTAACTTGCCTGTGGAGACTTTTTCTTCTTATTTAACAATTCGAGAAGAAGATGAGGCATTAGAGCATTTGTTTAAAGTAACAGCTGGAATTGATTCAATGGTGCTAGGTGAAACTCAAATTTTAGGACAAGTGAAGAAAAGCTTCTTAAATGGACAAGAGATTGGGACGACAGGTACGGTCTACAATCAGTTATTTAAACAAGCAGTCACATTTGCGAAGCGAGCACATAGTGAAACAGCTATCGGAGAGAATGCGGTATCTGTATCATATGCAGCAGTAGAATTAGCAAAGAAAATTTTTGGATCTTTACAGCGCAAGCATGTTGCTATTTTAGGCGCAGGTAAAATGGGTGAACTTGCCATTGAAAATTTATATGGCAATGGTGTAGGAAAAGTAACGGTTATTAACCGTACGTTTGAAAAAGCGGAGACTTTAGCAGCTAAATTCCAGGGTGAAGCAAAATCAATGAGGGAATTACAATGCTCGTTACTAGAGGCGGACATTTTAATTACGTCTACAGGTGCAACCGATTTTGTAATTGATTATGAATTAATGCAACTTGTTGAACGTTTACGTAAAGGTAAACCATTATTTATGGTAGATATTGCGGTACCACGTGATATTGATCCACTTGTTGGAGAATTACCGAACGTTTTCTTATATGATATCGATGATTTACAAGGTATTGTAGAAGCAAACTTAGCAGAGCGTGAACGTGCAGCAGCTGAAATTACACAAATGATTAGTAAAGAAGTTGTCCAATTTAAAGATTGGTTTGCAACGCTAGGTGTTGTACCAGTTATCTCGGCTTTACGTAAAAAAGCAAACCAAATTCAAGAAGAAACAATGATCAGTATTGAAAATAAAATGCCAGAGTTAACGGAACGTGAACGTAAGATTTTAAGTAAGCATACTAAATCAATTATTAATCAATTGTTAAAAGAGCCAATTTTACAAGCTAAAGAAATGGCAAATTCATCAAAAGCAAATGAACAGTTACGTTTATTCCAACAAATTTTTGGCATAGAAGATGCTGTGGAAGTAGAAGTAGATATGATGAGCAAGCAAGAGCTTGAGCGTAAAGAACGTTTACAGTCATCGCAAACACCTACCGAACCAAAGTATTCTTTCTAG
- the ccsA gene encoding cytochrome c biogenesis protein CcsA — MADLTMTRLYEVMIVLYAISLVFYFTDYFYKQVRARRIAFWLVSFVWVIQSAIIILTFVETKRFPILSLYEGILFYSWLLVTLSIILHCIARVDLPVFIINILGFVFASIFTFMPKRPTGAVGDTLISEMLFIHISFAILSYAAFTLTFVFAILYLILYRLLKKKKWSQLWTRLPSLQQTSNWMNISFFIGIPMLFISLVLGFEWALLRLESLSIFDAKIIGSFIILVLYCCILYVNRKSKLTGTNYAWVQIYAYLLVVVNFFLGSSLSRFHLWY; from the coding sequence TTGGCTGATTTGACAATGACAAGGCTCTATGAAGTAATGATCGTCTTGTACGCGATCAGTCTAGTGTTTTACTTTACTGATTACTTTTATAAGCAAGTGCGAGCAAGGCGAATTGCTTTTTGGCTTGTATCATTTGTATGGGTAATTCAAAGTGCCATTATTATTTTGACTTTTGTAGAAACAAAGCGATTCCCGATATTATCCTTGTATGAGGGGATTCTTTTCTATTCATGGTTACTTGTAACACTGTCGATTATTCTCCATTGTATAGCGAGAGTCGATTTACCAGTATTTATTATCAATATATTAGGATTTGTTTTTGCTAGTATATTTACATTTATGCCGAAGAGACCGACTGGTGCAGTAGGAGATACTTTAATTTCGGAAATGCTCTTCATCCATATATCATTTGCGATTTTATCGTACGCTGCTTTTACATTAACTTTTGTTTTTGCGATATTATATTTAATTCTATATCGTTTATTAAAAAAGAAAAAGTGGTCACAGTTGTGGACACGTTTGCCGTCTTTACAGCAAACGAGTAATTGGATGAACATTTCATTTTTTATTGGTATTCCAATGCTTTTTATAAGTTTAGTTTTAGGGTTTGAATGGGCATTATTAAGATTAGAGAGTTTATCTATCTTTGATGCGAAGATAATAGGGTCCTTTATCATTTTAGTATTATATTGCTGTATTTTATATGTGAATCGGAAAAGTAAGCTGACAGGTACTAATTATGCTTGGGTGCAAATTTATGCTTATTTATTGGTTGTCGTTAACTTCTTTTTAGGAAGTAGCTTATCTCGATTCCATTTATGGTATTAG
- the hemC gene encoding hydroxymethylbilane synthase, translated as MRKIIVGSRRSKLALTQTNWFINELKAAGAPFEFEVKEIVTKGDQILDVQLSKVGGKGLFVKEIEQALFDKEIDFAVHSMKDMPAVLPEGLVIGCIPPREDARDAFISKGHVKFADLPAGAVVGTSSLRRSAQLLTMRPDIEIKWIRGNVDTRLAKLETEEYDAIILAAAGLKRLGWSEDVVTEFLSVEDCLPAVAQGSLGIECRKDDAELLAELAKITDNATWQEAHAERAFLAAMDGGCQVPIAGYAKLNGEEITLTGLVAAPDASVIYKETVMGSDAETIGKELAEMLTKQGAYDLIQRVKAEQDAK; from the coding sequence TTGAGAAAAATTATTGTAGGTTCTAGGAGAAGTAAATTAGCATTAACGCAAACAAATTGGTTCATCAATGAGCTAAAGGCAGCAGGTGCGCCGTTTGAATTTGAAGTAAAAGAAATTGTCACAAAAGGCGATCAAATTTTAGACGTCCAACTTTCAAAAGTTGGCGGTAAAGGGCTGTTTGTAAAAGAAATTGAACAGGCACTTTTCGATAAGGAAATTGATTTTGCTGTTCATTCAATGAAAGACATGCCTGCGGTACTACCTGAAGGTTTAGTCATTGGTTGTATTCCACCACGTGAAGATGCGCGTGATGCATTTATTTCTAAAGGTCATGTGAAGTTTGCAGATCTTCCTGCAGGAGCGGTAGTTGGGACAAGTTCTCTTCGACGTAGCGCTCAACTCTTAACGATGCGTCCAGATATTGAAATAAAATGGATTCGTGGCAATGTAGATACACGTTTAGCAAAGCTTGAAACAGAAGAATATGATGCGATTATTTTAGCTGCTGCAGGGTTAAAACGCCTAGGCTGGAGCGAGGATGTCGTAACAGAATTTTTATCAGTAGAAGATTGCCTGCCAGCTGTAGCACAAGGTTCTTTAGGTATTGAATGCCGTAAAGATGATGCGGAATTATTAGCTGAACTAGCAAAAATAACTGACAATGCAACATGGCAGGAGGCACATGCAGAACGTGCCTTCTTAGCGGCTATGGACGGTGGTTGCCAAGTACCTATCGCAGGGTATGCAAAGCTTAATGGGGAAGAAATTACACTTACAGGTTTAGTTGCTGCACCAGATGCTTCTGTCATTTATAAAGAGACTGTAATGGGTAGCGATGCTGAAACAATCGGCAAGGAGCTTGCTGAGATGTTAACGAAGCAAGGTGCCTATGATCTAATTCAACGTGTGAAGGCAGAGCAAGATGCAAAATAG
- a CDS encoding uroporphyrinogen-III synthase, which translates to MQNSLPLQGKTIVLTGTSKTATVVEDISSLGGQAVFAPLIETCEIIDSNDGVHLECARQFNWLIFTSQNAVDAFAKKMDRSQLRASHFQGKIASIGTKTTEALEKLGFQVSFMPSVFSADVFVKEFPIIAGSNPTCLFIRGEKAKKTLKEGLPFKLNEWTVYETIERHDQKQVIIDCIQEHADVTVIFASPSAVDVYAMDVASIVGWDTVRVAAIGHITEAAILNHGATVDIKPSVYTMTAVIEELTKVEERK; encoded by the coding sequence ATGCAAAATAGTTTACCTTTACAGGGTAAAACAATCGTTTTAACAGGAACATCTAAAACAGCAACTGTTGTAGAAGATATTTCCTCTTTAGGTGGTCAGGCAGTTTTTGCCCCATTGATAGAAACTTGCGAAATAATCGATTCAAATGATGGCGTGCATTTAGAATGTGCGCGTCAATTTAACTGGCTCATCTTTACGAGTCAAAATGCAGTAGATGCTTTTGCTAAGAAAATGGATCGCAGCCAATTACGAGCAAGTCATTTTCAAGGGAAAATTGCATCTATTGGAACTAAAACTACTGAGGCATTAGAAAAGTTAGGTTTTCAAGTTAGCTTCATGCCTTCAGTATTTAGTGCTGATGTATTTGTAAAAGAGTTTCCTATTATTGCAGGAAGCAATCCAACGTGTTTATTTATTCGTGGGGAAAAAGCAAAGAAAACGTTAAAGGAAGGTTTGCCTTTTAAACTCAATGAATGGACTGTTTATGAAACGATTGAGCGCCACGACCAGAAACAAGTAATTATTGATTGCATTCAGGAGCATGCTGATGTCACAGTAATATTTGCAAGTCCTTCAGCTGTGGACGTATATGCAATGGATGTAGCATCAATCGTTGGTTGGGATACTGTACGTGTGGCAGCAATTGGTCATATTACAGAAGCAGCTATTTTAAACCACGGTGCTACTGTAGACATTAAGCCGAGTGTTTATACAATGACAGCAGTCATCGAGGAATTAACGAAAGTAGAGGAAAGAAAATGA
- the hemB gene encoding porphobilinogen synthase → MTNLQFQRHRRLRANATIRSMVKETYLHKEDLIYPIFVIEGENIKNEVQSMPGVFQFSLDNLGAEVDEVVALGIPAVILFGLPAEKDAVGTGAFHDHGIVQEATRLIKERYPDLLVIADTCLCEFTDHGHCGLIEGDQILNDASLDVLARTAVSQAQAGADIIAPSNMMDGFVAAIRTGLDEAGFENVPIMSYAVKYASSYYGPFRDAADGAPQFGDRKSYQMDPSNRMEAFREAESDIEEGADFLIVKPALSYLDIIRDMKNNYTLPIVAYNVSGEYAMIKAAAINGWIEEKKVVLETLLGMKRAGSDLIITYHAKDVARWLEEK, encoded by the coding sequence ATGACAAATTTACAATTTCAAAGACATCGTCGTTTACGAGCAAATGCAACGATTCGATCTATGGTAAAAGAAACTTACTTACACAAAGAGGACTTAATTTATCCGATTTTCGTTATTGAAGGCGAAAATATTAAAAATGAAGTTCAATCTATGCCAGGTGTTTTTCAATTTTCATTAGATAACCTAGGTGCTGAAGTTGATGAAGTGGTTGCTTTAGGTATACCTGCTGTTATTTTATTTGGTTTACCAGCGGAAAAGGATGCGGTTGGTACAGGTGCATTCCATGATCATGGTATTGTACAAGAAGCTACTCGTCTAATTAAAGAACGTTATCCTGATCTTTTAGTTATTGCCGATACATGCCTTTGTGAATTCACAGACCATGGTCATTGTGGTTTAATTGAGGGCGATCAAATTTTAAATGACGCTTCTCTGGATGTTTTAGCACGCACTGCTGTATCACAAGCACAAGCAGGGGCAGATATTATTGCACCATCAAATATGATGGATGGTTTTGTTGCTGCAATACGTACTGGTCTTGACGAAGCTGGATTTGAAAATGTACCAATTATGTCCTATGCCGTAAAATATGCATCTAGCTACTATGGTCCATTCCGTGATGCGGCTGATGGAGCACCACAATTTGGTGATCGTAAATCATATCAAATGGATCCTTCAAATCGTATGGAAGCATTCCGTGAGGCGGAATCTGATATTGAAGAAGGTGCAGATTTCTTAATCGTGAAACCAGCTCTTAGCTATTTAGATATTATTCGAGATATGAAAAATAACTATACATTACCGATTGTTGCCTATAACGTATCGGGTGAATATGCAATGATTAAAGCTGCGGCAATAAATGGCTGGATTGAAGAGAAAAAAGTCGTGTTGGAGACATTGCTAGGTATGAAGCGAGCAGGTTCTGATCTAATTATCACATATCATGCTAAAGATGTAGCACGTTGGTTGGAGGAGAAATAA
- the hemL gene encoding glutamate-1-semialdehyde 2,1-aminomutase: MARSYEKSKQAYAEAVNLMPGGVSSPVRAFKSVNMDPIFMESGHGAIIKDIDGNEYIDYVLSWGPLILGHTHPEVVKAIAETAAKGSSFGAPSYTENRLAKLVLERLPGMEMIRFVSSGTEATMSALRVARGVTGRDKILKFEGSYHGHGDSLLIKAGSGVATLGLPDSPGVPADIARNTLTVAYNDLQGAQQVFEKFGTELAAVIVEPVAGNMGVVPPQPGFLEGLRELTTEHGALLIFDEVMTGFRVDYGCAQGYFGVTPDMTTLGKVIGGGLPVGAFAGKKEIMEQVAPAGPIYQAGTLSGNPLAMTAGYETLSRLDANSYEYFKKLGDQLEEGFRAAATKYNIPHTVNRAGSMIGFFFTNEEVIDFATAKTSDLQLFAEYFRLMAEEGIFLPPSQFEGLFISTAHTEEHIAKTVAAFHKVFEQLAK, from the coding sequence ATGGCGCGTTCTTACGAAAAATCAAAACAAGCATATGCAGAAGCTGTTAACTTAATGCCAGGTGGGGTTAGTAGCCCTGTCCGTGCATTTAAATCTGTGAATATGGACCCGATTTTTATGGAATCTGGTCACGGTGCGATTATTAAAGACATTGATGGAAATGAATATATCGACTACGTATTATCATGGGGACCTTTAATTTTAGGGCATACTCACCCAGAAGTTGTAAAAGCTATCGCTGAAACTGCAGCCAAAGGCTCTTCTTTTGGCGCACCTAGTTATACAGAAAACCGATTGGCTAAACTAGTGTTGGAACGTCTGCCAGGTATGGAGATGATTCGCTTTGTATCATCTGGAACAGAGGCAACGATGTCCGCATTACGTGTAGCACGTGGTGTAACAGGACGCGATAAAATTTTGAAATTTGAAGGGTCATATCACGGTCATGGGGATTCATTACTTATTAAAGCTGGTTCAGGTGTCGCAACATTAGGCTTACCTGATAGCCCAGGCGTACCTGCAGATATTGCGCGTAATACATTAACAGTTGCCTATAATGATTTACAGGGTGCACAACAAGTATTCGAAAAATTTGGTACGGAGCTCGCAGCAGTTATCGTTGAACCAGTGGCGGGGAATATGGGTGTTGTACCACCACAACCAGGATTCCTCGAAGGTTTACGTGAGCTAACAACTGAACATGGTGCTTTGTTAATCTTTGATGAAGTTATGACAGGCTTCCGTGTTGACTACGGCTGTGCACAAGGCTATTTTGGTGTGACACCAGATATGACAACACTAGGAAAAGTAATTGGTGGCGGTCTTCCTGTAGGCGCGTTTGCTGGTAAAAAAGAAATTATGGAGCAAGTAGCACCAGCTGGTCCGATTTATCAAGCTGGCACACTATCTGGTAACCCGTTAGCAATGACAGCAGGTTATGAAACTTTATCACGTCTTGATGCCAACTCCTATGAGTATTTTAAAAAATTAGGAGATCAATTAGAAGAAGGTTTCCGAGCAGCTGCTACAAAATACAATATTCCACATACTGTTAATCGTGCAGGCTCTATGATTGGTTTCTTCTTTACGAATGAAGAGGTAATAGATTTTGCTACTGCGAAAACGTCGGATTTACAATTATTTGCGGAATATTTCCGCTTAATGGCAGAGGAAGGTATTTTCTTACCACCTTCACAATTTGAAGGATTATTTATTTCTACTGCACATACTGAGGAGCATATTGCAAAAACTGTCGCTGCCTTCCATAAAGTGTTTGAACAATTAGCAAAATAA
- a CDS encoding CoxG family protein encodes MATGTHTVEVPVGIEHVWEFVSDMEKWAKLVPGYNAHTMIDDKQSTWTFKGNVGVLKKTVEVEITILEWTAPSKVTFNLKGLSDNFTGNGYFLAESIDADNTKMTGFLEVIAGGLAGPVLNPIFKPIVPKATQVLTDRVANKIKMVNV; translated from the coding sequence ATGGCAACAGGCACACATACAGTAGAAGTACCCGTAGGAATCGAACATGTTTGGGAATTCGTTAGCGATATGGAAAAATGGGCAAAACTTGTCCCAGGCTATAATGCACATACGATGATAGATGATAAGCAGTCTACATGGACATTTAAAGGTAATGTTGGCGTACTGAAAAAAACAGTTGAAGTAGAAATTACAATTTTAGAGTGGACAGCACCATCAAAAGTAACGTTCAATTTAAAAGGTTTATCAGATAATTTCACAGGAAACGGATATTTCCTTGCTGAAAGCATTGATGCAGACAATACAAAAATGACAGGCTTTTTAGAAGTTATAGCAGGTGGCTTAGCTGGACCTGTATTAAACCCTATCTTTAAGCCAATCGTTCCAAAAGCTACTCAAGTATTAACGGATCGCGTAGCTAATAAAATTAAAATGGTTAACGTATAA
- a CDS encoding valyl-tRNA synthetase encodes MRETFCFPGYGCPTEIAAVQIKPQWQSMQLEDSLRLNGIYHITAHVRFDFQDMQTFMDAEDLIRIDALDVQGDTGYFEYAVPLNVDLPKEAAIEDLMIKDIRPILTNQKCQLEWTVTSTFSESTPVVEQVDAVIEKLVEATPQELVDESTFVAQSVQVKQPTTIEASAATAKPKQAAPAEQKIVLRESSSHTAVRESSSWHEVPSMIWDLTEGYTPLKVRVSNDIFQK; translated from the coding sequence ATGCGTGAGACATTTTGTTTTCCAGGGTACGGTTGCCCAACAGAAATTGCGGCTGTGCAGATAAAGCCACAATGGCAGTCAATGCAATTAGAAGATTCGTTAAGATTAAATGGTATTTATCATATTACAGCACATGTACGCTTTGATTTTCAAGACATGCAAACATTTATGGATGCTGAAGATTTAATCCGTATTGATGCGCTTGATGTGCAAGGAGACACAGGTTATTTTGAGTATGCAGTCCCATTAAATGTCGATTTACCAAAAGAGGCTGCAATTGAGGACTTAATGATAAAAGACATTCGTCCGATTCTTACCAATCAAAAGTGTCAACTAGAATGGACAGTGACAAGTACGTTTAGCGAATCGACGCCAGTAGTCGAACAAGTCGATGCTGTTATAGAAAAACTTGTAGAAGCTACGCCCCAAGAATTAGTGGATGAGTCTACATTTGTTGCGCAATCTGTTCAAGTAAAGCAACCGACAACGATAGAAGCTAGTGCAGCAACTGCAAAACCGAAACAAGCTGCACCTGCCGAGCAAAAAATCGTCCTTAGAGAATCTTCAAGCCATACAGCTGTGAGAGAATCAAGTTCTTGGCATGAAGTACCGTCTATGATATGGGATTTAACAGAAGGTTATACACCACTTAAAGTTCGTGTATCAAATGATATCTTTCAAAAGTAA